CAGGAACTGTTCTAGTTTTCATACCAGCTTCAGTAGCATATTGAATTTTTTCCATAGTAAAGCTTCCAACTGGTATGAGATACGTCAGTATAGCAGCAACTATAACTACAAAAAAGATGATTACATAGGTATCAGGTATTCTGATTTTTTTCTTCATTGTTTCCTCCTAGTTTAATTATTTTTGTTTGTACGAGTATATTATATAAAGAGGTAAAAAACAATAGTAAAATTTATAGAATATAAAAAATATATAATAAAAAAAAGACAGAAAAACTGTCTTTTTTAGAAAAATAAATTTTAGAAAAATACTCCAGCAATAACTCCGTTTAAAAGTGAAGCTAAGAAACCACCTAAAACAGCTCTCATACCAACTTGAGCAATTTCACTTCTTCTATTAGGAGCAATAGCACCTAAAGCACCTATTTGTAGTCCTAAAGACGCTACGTTAGCGAATCCAAGAAGAGCAAAACTCATAATAGCAATTGTCTTTTCAGAAAGACCTGATAAATTTTGAGTGAAATCTACATAAGCAACGAATTCATTAAGTACCATTTTTTGTCCTAATAAACTTCCTGTGTAAACAGCTTCATTCCATGGAATTCCCATAGCGTAAGTTATAGGTGCGAATATGTAACCTAAAATAATCTGTAGAGTTATTTTGATTCCAAAAATATCACCAATGCCACCTAAAATCATATTAACTAGTGAAACTAAAGCGATGAAAGATATTAAAATAGCTCCGATTATAAGAGCGATATTCATACCATCAATTGTTCCTTTAGCAGCAGCTTCGATTACGTTGACAGAATCACTTTTTGTAAACTCAATTTTTTCTTCTTCCGAATCAGCTTGAGTTTCAGGCATAATTAATTTAGCAAAAACTAATCCACTTGGTGCAGCCATGAAAGATCCTGCAATAAGATACTTCATAGGAACTCCAAGGGCCGCATAAGCAGCAAGAGTTGAACCTGATACAGATGCAACACCACAAGTCAATACAGCGAAAAGTTGAGATCTACTTAAATTTGCGATGTAAGGTTTAATTACTAATGGAGCTTCTGTTTGACCTAAGAAAATATTAGCAGCAGCAGATACAGATTCAGCGTCTTTAGTTCCTAATAGCTTAGAAATTCCTCCACCAATATATTTAATAACTAATTGCATAATTCCAAGGTGATATAAAACAGAAATTAAAGCACCAAAGAAAATAATAAGTGGTAAAACATTAAAAGCGAAAACGAAAGCGATGTTACTTCCTGGACCATAAAGGCCACCAAAAACGAATTGTATTCCCTCGTTGGCTTGTGCAATTATTTTGTTGAATCCATTTGAAACAGACTCAAGAACGTAAGCTCCACCTGAAGTTTTCATAACAATAAAAGCAAAAACAAATTGAAGTGCAAATCCAGCTACGATAGTTCTCCATTTGATATTTTTTCTATCATAAGATAGAAGATAACCTAAAAATAAAATTGCAAAAATCCCGAATATACTTCTCAGTATAGACACATTACCAGCTCCTCTATAACTATATTATTATTTTGATATTACTATCAAAAATTACTTTATCCTTTTAATTATATTCTAAAATATATAATATACATAGGACAAGTTGCCTAGTAAAAAAAAATAATGTATATATACAAAAATAAAAACATAAAAACATATAATTATAAATTTATAAATATAACAAAAAAAACTTAAATAATACTAAAAGTTTAGAAAATAACACAAAAAATAAAAATGTACACTTTTTAAAAGTGTTCAAATAAAAAGATTTTATGAATGTAAAATAATAAAAAATCAATATTTTTTTTAAAAAATAAGAATTGAAAACATACTTAATGTATGTATATTGAAATAAATAAAAAAATAAAAGAAAAATAAAAGAAAAGTGTATTTTATAAGGGGGAATCTCCCTATGAAAGCCCATAAATATTATAGAAATAAAGTTAGTTTTATGGTAAAATATATAATAGACTAAAAATATTTTAGGAGGGTTAAAATGCAAGAAATAAAAATTTCTACTGAGTTTATAAAATTAGATCAGTTTCTTAAATTTACTGGTGAAATTGGAACTGGTGGACAAGCAAAAGAGCTTATTTTAGATGGTCAAGTAAAAGTAAATGGCGAAGTGGAAGAAAGACGTGGAAAAAAACTATATCCAGGAGATAAGGTTGAATTTTTAGGATTGGTATTTGTTGTAGCTTAATTTTATTATAATTTTGAGGTGACATTAATATTGGAAATTCTTGAGATGAATTATATAAATTTTAGAAATCTTGAAGATAGAAACATACAATTTTCTCCAAGATTTAATCTTTTCTTTGGAAAAAACGGTCAGGGAAAAACAAGTATTCTTGAAGCTATCTATTTTAGTGCTACAGGAAAAAGTTTTAGAACCTCAAAAAACATTGAATTAATCAAATATAATAGAGATAAGATGGGAAGTTATATTTCCTATAGAGATTTAATTTCTGAAAAAACATTAAGCGTGAAGCTTGATAGAAAAAATAAAGAATATAAATACAATGGAAAAAAAACATCTTTTGATGAATTTTATGGGAAAGTAAATGTAGTAACATTTATTCCAGAAGATATTGAATTAATTGTAGGAAGTCCAAGTTTTAGAAGATCATTTTTTGATGCTGAAATAGCTCAAAGTAATTATGAATATTTTCAAAATTTGAGAGATTTTAATAAAATCTTGAAAATACGAAATAAATATTTGAAAGAAAAAAAAGTTAAAGATGAAATTTTTTCAATATACGAGGATGAATTTATAAAATTAGCAGCTAAGATTGTTTTGAAAAGAATAGAATATGTAAAAAATATATCAATAATATTAAATTTAAATTATCGAAAACTTTTTGATAATAAAAAAGAGTTAAGTTTAAAATATGAAAGCTTTATTGGCGAATTTAAGGGATTAAATCTCTCGAAAATAGAGGAAAAAATAAGAGAGAAAATAGGAACGTTTAAATCACAAGAAATTAAATATGGATACTCTTTAGTTGGACCACAAAGAGATGATTTTAAGTTTATTTTAAATACAAAAGAAGCAAAATCATATTCTTCCCAAGGAGAAAAAAAATCAATAATTTTTGCTTTGAAGTTATCTGAAATAGATATGGTTATAAAAGAAAAAAGAGAAACACCTATTTTTCTAATTGATGATATATCATCTTATTTTGACTCTATAAGAAAAGATAGTATTATAAACTATCTAAAAAAAAGAGAATTACAAGTTTTCATTAGCTCAACAACAGATTTAAATATAGAATCTAAAAACTTTAGGATTGATAAAGGAGAGATTCAAGATGGACATTATGAATGTGAGTGAGGCTGTAGAAGAAGCTATTATTAAAAGTAGAAAGTTAAAAGAGGGAATAATAAGAGGTCATTGGCGAGAAATTGTTGATAAACTTTCTGATAAAAGTGAGCCGCTTTGGATAAAAGATGGAGTGTTGTATGTACTTGTTGAAGATAGTGTGTACCTTCACCATATGTCTATGAACAAAAATAAATATTTGAGAAAAGTTCAGGATATTTTAAAAAAAGATTATGTTAAAGATATAAGATTTAAGATTTCAAAAATTCAGAATTTAGATTATTCTGATTATATGAGCAACGAGATTGAAGCAAATAGAAATGTCGAGTTTATTTCTGAACTAAGAGATTTAACTTTAGAAGAAAAAATAGATGTTTTAAAAAGAAAATCAAAAGAAAGAGAGCTGGCATTAGTATCGAAGGGATATAAAAAATGTGATATTTGCGGAATGATGTTTTTAGGAGATGAGGAAATTTGTAAGCCTTGCTCCTTAAAGGATGTCGTAGATAAGCTATTGGAGGATAAAGATGACAACGAATAATTATCAAGCAGAAAATATTACAGTTTTGGAAGGATTGGAAGCTGTAAGAAAAAGACCTGGTATGTATATCGGAACTACTTCAGAAAGAGGACTACATCATCTAGTTTGGGAGATTGTGGATAACTCGGTGGATGAGGCGTTAGCTGGATTCGCAACAAAAATTGAAGTTTCAATATTACCAGATAATATAATAGAAGTAACGGATAATGGAAGAGGAATTCCAGTAGATATCCATCCAAAGTATGGAAAGTCAGCATTAGAGATAGTATTAACGGTTCTTCATGCTGGAGGAAAGTTTGAAAATAATAACTATAAGGTTTCTGGAGGGCTTCATGGAGTTGGAGTTTCGGTAGTTAACGCTCTTTCTGAATGGACTGAAGTAACTGTAAGAAAAGCTGGAAAAGTATATTATCAAAAATATAATAGAGGAGTACCAGAAAAAGATGTTGCAGAAATTGGTGTTGCAGAAGATAGTGGAACAACTGTAAGATTTAAAGCTGATTATGAAATTTTTGAAACTTTAGTTTATAGTTTCTCAACTTTAGAAACAAGATTAAGAGAGTTAGCTTATTTAAATAGAGGATTAAATATAGTTTTATCTGATTTAAGAAAAGAAACTCCAAAAACAGTAAATTTAGAGTTCGAAGGTGGAATTTTAGATTATATAAAAGAGATTGAGAAAGATAGTACAGCAATAATAAAAACACCATTCTATATGAGTGGAGAAGTTGATAATGTTTCTGTAGAGATTGCAATGACTTATAATACAAATCAAAGAGAAACAATATACTCATTTGTTAACAATATAAATACTCATGAGGGTGGAACTCATGTAAGTGGATTTAGAACAGCTTTAACAAGAGTGATAAATGATTTAGGAAAAAGTACAGGGCTAATCAAAGATAAGGATGGGAAACTTCAAGGATCGGATATTAGAGAAGGTTTAACAGCGATAGTATCTGTAAAAGTACCTCAACCTCAATTTGAAGGACAAACAAAAACAAAGCTAGGTAATAGTGAAGTAACTGGTATTGTTTCAACTGTTGCAGGTGCTCAAATAAAGATGTATTTAGAAGATGCACCAAATGATTTAAAAGTTATAATTGATAAAATTTTAAATTCAAAGAGAGCTAGAGAGGCAGCACAAAGAGCTAGAGAGTTAGTTCTTAGAAAATCAGCACTTGATATAGGATCTTTACCTGGAAAATTAGCAGATTGTTCGTCTAAAAACTCTGAAGAATGTGAAGTTTATATAGTTGAGGGAGATTCAGCAGGTGGATCAGCAAAGCAAGGAAGAGATAGAGGATTCCAAGCAATTTTACCTCTAAGAGGAAAAATTATAAACGTTGAGAAATCAGGATTACATAAGGCTTTAGAAAATGCTGAAATCAGAGCTATGGCAACAGCGTTTGGAACAGGAATTGGAGATAATTTTAATATCGAGAAATTAAGATATGGAAAAATAATAATAATGACCGATGCCGATGTCGATGGAGCTCATATAAGAACTTTAATTTTAACGTTCTTCTATAGATATATGGTAGAGTTAATCCATAATGGAAATATTTATATAGCTCAACCACCATTATATAAAGTAACTCAAGGTAGAACAGTATCATATGCATATAGTGATAGACAGCTTAAAGAGATGGTAGCTGGTCTTGAGGGTGACGATAAAAGATATAATCTTCAAAGATATAAAGGTCTAGGAGAGATGAATCCTGAGCAACTTTGGGAAACAACTATGGATCCAGATACAAGAACTCTATTAAAGGTTACGATAGATGATGCAAGAGAAGCAGATATACTATTTGACAAATTGATGGGAGATAGAGTTGAACCGAGAAAAGAGTTTATTGAAGAACACGCAGAGTTCGTAAAAAATCTGGATATATAAATGTATATAAACAGTAATAAAAAGAATGTTCTAGGAGGAAAAGATAATGTCTAATGTGAATAATAGATATATAGAGGAAGAGTTGAAACAATCCTATCTAGATTACTCTATGAGTGTAATAGTTAGTAGAGCCTTACCAGATGTAAGAGATGGATTAAAACCAGTACATAGAAGAATTTTATTTGCTATGAATGAAATGGGAATGACAAGCGATAAACCATACAAAAAATCAGCAAGAATCGTAGGGGAAGTTTTAGGTAAGTATCATCCACACGGAGATTCGGCAGTATATAATACTATGGTTAGAATGGCTCAAGATTTCGCATATAGATATGAACTTGTTGATGGACACGGAAACTTCGGTTCTATCGATGGAGATTCAGCAGCAGCGATGAGATATACGGAAGCTAGAATGTCTAAAATCAGTAATGAGATTTTAGAGGATATCGACAAAGATACAATTGACTTTAGAAAAAACTTCGATGACTCATTAGATGAGCCGATTGTACTACCTGCAAAATTACCAAATCTTCTGCTAAATGGAGCTACAGGAATTGCAGTAGGAATGGCTACAAATATACCGCCTCATAACTTAGGAGAGGTTGTAGATGGAGTTTTAGCATTAATCGAAAATAGAGATATAACTCCAGTTGAATTAATGCAATATATAAAAGGACCGGATTTTCCTACGGGTGGAATTATAGATGGTGAAGCTGGAATATATGATGCATATACAACAGGAAGAGGAAGAGTTAGAGTTAGAGGAAAAGTTGAGATAGAGGAAACTAAAACTGGTAGACAGAGTATTATCATAAAAGAGATTCCTTATCAATTAAATAAATCTTCTTTAATTGAAAAAATAGCAAACTTAGTAAAAGAGAAAAAAGTTGTAGGAATATCAGATTTAAGAGATGAATCGGATAGAGATGGTATTAGAGTTGTAATTGAACTAAAAAAAGGAGAAGAGCCTGAATTAGTTTTAAATTCATTATACAAATACACAGAACTTCAAACAACATTTGGAATAATTATGCTAGCTTTAGTTAATAACGTTCCAAGAGTTTTAAACTTAAGAGAAGTTTTAAATGAGTATTTAAAACATAGATTTGAAGTAGTAACAAGAAGAACTAAGTTTAATTTAACAAAAGCTGAAAAAAGAGCTCATTTATTAAAAGGATTTATTA
This genomic window from Cetobacterium sp. ZOR0034 contains:
- the yaaA gene encoding S4 domain-containing protein YaaA → MQEIKISTEFIKLDQFLKFTGEIGTGGQAKELILDGQVKVNGEVEERRGKKLYPGDKVEFLGLVFVVA
- the gyrB gene encoding DNA topoisomerase (ATP-hydrolyzing) subunit B, yielding MTTNNYQAENITVLEGLEAVRKRPGMYIGTTSERGLHHLVWEIVDNSVDEALAGFATKIEVSILPDNIIEVTDNGRGIPVDIHPKYGKSALEIVLTVLHAGGKFENNNYKVSGGLHGVGVSVVNALSEWTEVTVRKAGKVYYQKYNRGVPEKDVAEIGVAEDSGTTVRFKADYEIFETLVYSFSTLETRLRELAYLNRGLNIVLSDLRKETPKTVNLEFEGGILDYIKEIEKDSTAIIKTPFYMSGEVDNVSVEIAMTYNTNQRETIYSFVNNINTHEGGTHVSGFRTALTRVINDLGKSTGLIKDKDGKLQGSDIREGLTAIVSVKVPQPQFEGQTKTKLGNSEVTGIVSTVAGAQIKMYLEDAPNDLKVIIDKILNSKRAREAAQRARELVLRKSALDIGSLPGKLADCSSKNSEECEVYIVEGDSAGGSAKQGRDRGFQAILPLRGKIINVEKSGLHKALENAEIRAMATAFGTGIGDNFNIEKLRYGKIIIMTDADVDGAHIRTLILTFFYRYMVELIHNGNIYIAQPPLYKVTQGRTVSYAYSDRQLKEMVAGLEGDDKRYNLQRYKGLGEMNPEQLWETTMDPDTRTLLKVTIDDAREADILFDKLMGDRVEPRKEFIEEHAEFVKNLDI
- a CDS encoding DNA replication/repair protein RecF; its protein translation is MEILEMNYINFRNLEDRNIQFSPRFNLFFGKNGQGKTSILEAIYFSATGKSFRTSKNIELIKYNRDKMGSYISYRDLISEKTLSVKLDRKNKEYKYNGKKTSFDEFYGKVNVVTFIPEDIELIVGSPSFRRSFFDAEIAQSNYEYFQNLRDFNKILKIRNKYLKEKKVKDEIFSIYEDEFIKLAAKIVLKRIEYVKNISIILNLNYRKLFDNKKELSLKYESFIGEFKGLNLSKIEEKIREKIGTFKSQEIKYGYSLVGPQRDDFKFILNTKEAKSYSSQGEKKSIIFALKLSEIDMVIKEKRETPIFLIDDISSYFDSIRKDSIINYLKKRELQVFISSTTDLNIESKNFRIDKGEIQDGHYECE
- a CDS encoding NupC/NupG family nucleoside CNT transporter, with amino-acid sequence MSILRSIFGIFAILFLGYLLSYDRKNIKWRTIVAGFALQFVFAFIVMKTSGGAYVLESVSNGFNKIIAQANEGIQFVFGGLYGPGSNIAFVFAFNVLPLIIFFGALISVLYHLGIMQLVIKYIGGGISKLLGTKDAESVSAAANIFLGQTEAPLVIKPYIANLSRSQLFAVLTCGVASVSGSTLAAYAALGVPMKYLIAGSFMAAPSGLVFAKLIMPETQADSEEEKIEFTKSDSVNVIEAAAKGTIDGMNIALIIGAILISFIALVSLVNMILGGIGDIFGIKITLQIILGYIFAPITYAMGIPWNEAVYTGSLLGQKMVLNEFVAYVDFTQNLSGLSEKTIAIMSFALLGFANVASLGLQIGALGAIAPNRRSEIAQVGMRAVLGGFLASLLNGVIAGVFF
- a CDS encoding DUF721 domain-containing protein; protein product: MDIMNVSEAVEEAIIKSRKLKEGIIRGHWREIVDKLSDKSEPLWIKDGVLYVLVEDSVYLHHMSMNKNKYLRKVQDILKKDYVKDIRFKISKIQNLDYSDYMSNEIEANRNVEFISELRDLTLEEKIDVLKRKSKERELALVSKGYKKCDICGMMFLGDEEICKPCSLKDVVDKLLEDKDDNE